From a region of the Acinetobacter larvae genome:
- a CDS encoding exodeoxyribonuclease V subunit gamma — protein MGIHVIQSQRLDILLQGVLHTTQQQSTDPFAILASQHIVAPSTAIQEWLTLRLSEAQGISANSIFHQRIRGLQWYLYQQVLTDKERVRKANIPSLVLKWRIYQVLLEQFQQYAKQNAKQTEKQTSSSAQASNPHPLSSLLQRVIDNGKALPSAKQQRQRQHAMLYWIAEQLAQLFTHYMVYRGECQADCPTGQCRCRGNWLAAWSRDQALNVEQLLNVSEHADAAYQLEQAQQLEAWQRWLWQQGFAQDFAEILAVDQAFWATLDDPQQRNDALAQLPAQVVVFTLLELPPNQLKFLRRLGQYIDVYILHYNPSQEYWADSVDPLWKKQYDLGVKQRYLQQHPQASAAELAAFFQDFTLNFNALVRESRHPLLTRFGKQARDHFSLLAQLSAGVEGQWVDAFVQFPITNLLSKIQSDILNLTEPEAGAYLLATDDQSIQIHVCHSTLRQLEVLKEQLLHWLAQGTAEQPRRPSDIVVMVPQLASLEALIRSVFPQQVQKDGIYLPVKIAGISSLDAQHAWRAVLGRFCWVEQRFNIEEFTDWLQLAATQQYYALDSDATARILVLLQQAGFRRGLDAEHLQLSLDASDQDYRYSFQFALNRLVMGIAIPERVVCNEILSFEQVYQDDFALIDILIRIYQDFSTRRNALHAHLQAEHMPDVEYWLRYLLEEVEAFEQAGVTALAPIKEILHKQQRMLTLAQFYAQDQQGLTRTFQLPLSDVLMEVEKALLHQADQVLPTGQITFCEIGQIRPIPYQLVVLLDLDAGVFPNRQQHTAFDLMDLLKAQLGDRSRLEDDQGAFLDALLLAEQGLWLFYNGFDVNDAEARDPSSVLQELIQHFSLICAMPEATPADVIPTDAMIEKDGIVIAANIQQLYQVHPLQPFDPNGFIQQQPVRFQDHWYQVAAQLQKLRGVQRQIYWNDVAAPIVLNETASYIDARQWIQAMCFPVQWYLQQLGVQNPSAMTVLPEQEPLLLDGLGRYALRDFMVQHQQPEALALPLLQDQLPVGKIQHSAWQMSQAEHSLLMQRLQRYGAAPTQTTPRYWQASPTYRFQIELPAAGQSTWLSLDAASARGKRRAKVWLEYLFWLAASDLAADQGTDWQRIAVFSDVTLQCCGLSQQQAQAYLQQWLAASTQAAQQVLVLPAALLLSAAEKNKALHWQQDAQGHWQLAEWDDLRKQWQGDQAHFGAGPAAEDNEACRLHRDWQFVLQEQDSTALLDAACQQYSYALYAPIYQHQRVIEE, from the coding sequence ATGGGCATTCATGTAATCCAAAGCCAGCGTTTAGACATTTTACTGCAAGGTGTTTTACACACTACACAGCAGCAAAGTACCGATCCCTTTGCTATATTAGCCAGCCAACATATTGTTGCCCCCAGTACAGCCATACAAGAGTGGCTCACCCTGAGACTCTCTGAGGCGCAAGGGATTAGTGCCAATAGTATTTTTCATCAACGGATCAGAGGCTTGCAGTGGTATCTCTACCAACAAGTGCTCACAGATAAAGAACGGGTACGTAAAGCCAATATTCCCAGTTTGGTGTTGAAATGGCGGATTTATCAGGTTTTATTAGAACAATTTCAACAGTATGCAAAACAAAATGCAAAGCAAACTGAAAAACAAACTAGCTCGTCCGCACAGGCGAGCAACCCACATCCTTTGTCGAGTTTATTGCAACGTGTGATTGACAATGGCAAAGCTTTGCCCAGTGCAAAACAACAACGTCAGCGTCAACATGCCATGCTGTATTGGATTGCAGAACAGCTGGCGCAGTTATTTACGCATTATATGGTTTATCGTGGGGAGTGTCAGGCAGACTGTCCGACGGGGCAGTGTCGTTGTCGCGGCAATTGGTTGGCGGCATGGTCCCGTGATCAAGCCTTAAATGTTGAACAACTGTTGAATGTGTCTGAGCATGCTGATGCCGCCTATCAGTTAGAGCAGGCACAGCAGCTTGAGGCATGGCAACGTTGGTTATGGCAACAAGGTTTTGCCCAAGATTTTGCCGAAATCTTAGCAGTAGATCAGGCTTTTTGGGCAACGCTAGATGACCCACAACAGCGTAACGATGCCTTGGCACAACTTCCCGCACAGGTTGTGGTGTTTACCTTATTGGAATTGCCGCCCAATCAGTTAAAGTTCTTGCGTCGCTTGGGGCAGTATATCGATGTATATATTTTGCACTATAACCCTTCACAAGAATATTGGGCTGACAGTGTCGATCCCTTGTGGAAAAAACAATATGATCTGGGGGTTAAACAGCGTTATTTACAGCAACATCCACAGGCGAGTGCTGCCGAGTTGGCGGCATTTTTTCAAGATTTTACTTTAAACTTTAATGCCTTGGTGCGTGAGTCACGCCATCCACTGCTGACCCGTTTTGGCAAACAGGCACGCGATCACTTTTCCTTATTAGCGCAGTTGTCTGCTGGGGTCGAGGGGCAGTGGGTCGATGCCTTTGTACAGTTTCCGATCACCAATTTATTGTCCAAAATTCAGTCCGATATTTTGAATCTTACCGAGCCAGAAGCAGGGGCTTATCTCTTGGCCACGGATGATCAATCGATTCAAATCCATGTTTGTCACTCGACCTTGCGGCAATTGGAAGTACTCAAAGAACAGTTATTACATTGGTTGGCGCAAGGCACGGCAGAACAGCCACGGCGCCCCAGTGATATTGTGGTGATGGTGCCGCAGTTAGCAAGCTTAGAAGCTTTGATTCGCAGCGTTTTCCCACAGCAAGTACAAAAGGATGGTATCTATTTACCCGTCAAGATTGCAGGCATTAGCAGCTTAGATGCACAGCATGCTTGGCGTGCTGTTTTGGGGCGTTTCTGTTGGGTAGAACAACGGTTTAATATTGAAGAATTTACCGATTGGTTACAGCTGGCTGCCACGCAGCAATACTATGCTCTCGACAGTGATGCCACGGCACGTATTTTAGTGTTATTACAGCAAGCGGGTTTCCGCCGTGGGCTAGATGCCGAACATTTACAGCTCAGCTTAGATGCGTCAGATCAAGACTATCGCTATAGTTTCCAATTTGCTTTAAACCGGTTGGTCATGGGCATCGCTATTCCAGAGCGGGTCGTGTGCAATGAGATCTTAAGTTTTGAGCAGGTTTATCAGGATGACTTTGCCCTGATTGATATTTTGATTCGGATCTATCAGGATTTTTCTACACGACGCAATGCATTGCATGCACACTTGCAAGCAGAGCACATGCCAGACGTAGAATATTGGCTGCGTTATTTGCTAGAAGAAGTCGAAGCCTTTGAACAAGCCGGTGTTACTGCCTTGGCACCCATTAAAGAAATTTTGCATAAACAACAGCGTATGCTGACTTTGGCACAATTTTATGCCCAAGACCAACAAGGCTTGACGCGGACATTCCAGCTGCCCTTAAGCGATGTGCTGATGGAAGTGGAAAAGGCATTATTGCATCAAGCCGATCAGGTCTTGCCGACAGGACAGATTACCTTTTGTGAGATTGGACAGATTCGTCCTATACCCTATCAACTGGTGGTTTTGCTCGATTTAGATGCCGGGGTATTCCCCAATCGTCAGCAACATACTGCTTTTGATTTGATGGATTTACTCAAAGCACAATTGGGTGATCGTTCGCGACTTGAAGATGATCAAGGCGCATTTTTAGATGCATTGCTCTTGGCAGAACAGGGTTTGTGGCTCTTTTATAATGGCTTTGATGTGAATGATGCAGAAGCACGTGATCCTTCTAGTGTGTTACAAGAGTTGATTCAACACTTTAGTTTGATCTGTGCCATGCCAGAAGCTACACCAGCAGATGTTATACCAACAGATGCGATGATCGAAAAAGATGGCATTGTGATTGCTGCCAATATTCAACAGCTCTATCAAGTCCATCCCTTACAACCCTTCGATCCTAATGGCTTTATACAACAGCAACCCGTACGTTTCCAAGATCATTGGTATCAGGTTGCAGCACAGTTACAAAAGTTGCGTGGTGTGCAGCGACAAATTTATTGGAACGACGTTGCGGCACCGATTGTGCTGAATGAGACAGCCAGTTATATCGATGCACGGCAGTGGATTCAAGCGATGTGTTTTCCTGTGCAGTGGTATCTACAACAACTCGGCGTACAAAACCCAAGTGCCATGACGGTGTTGCCTGAGCAAGAACCGTTGTTACTGGATGGCTTGGGACGTTATGCCTTACGTGATTTTATGGTGCAACACCAGCAGCCAGAAGCCTTGGCTCTGCCGTTATTACAAGACCAGCTGCCTGTTGGCAAGATTCAGCATAGTGCTTGGCAAATGAGTCAGGCGGAGCACAGCTTATTGATGCAGCGTTTACAACGTTATGGGGCTGCGCCTACGCAAACCACCCCGCGTTATTGGCAGGCTAGTCCGACCTATCGTTTTCAAATTGAGTTGCCCGCGGCTGGGCAAAGTACATGGTTGAGCCTCGATGCTGCCAGTGCACGTGGCAAACGTCGTGCCAAAGTTTGGTTAGAGTATTTATTTTGGTTGGCGGCTAGTGATCTGGCTGCAGACCAAGGCACAGACTGGCAACGCATCGCGGTATTTAGTGATGTTACATTGCAATGCTGTGGTCTAAGTCAACAGCAAGCACAGGCTTATTTACAACAATGGTTGGCAGCCAGCACGCAAGCGGCACAGCAGGTCTTGGTATTGCCTGCGGCATTGTTGTTATCGGCTGCGGAAAAAAACAAGGCATTACATTGGCAACAAGATGCCCAAGGGCACTGGCAATTAGCTGAATGGGATGACCTGCGCAAGCAATGGCAGGGCGATCAGGCACATTTTGGCGCAGGTCCGGCAGCTGAAGACAATGAGGCCTGTCGCTTACATCGTGATTGGCAGTTTGTATTACAAGAACAAGACAGTACCGCTTTATTGGATGCAGCTTGTCAGCAATACAGTTATGCACTGTATGCCCCGATCTATCAGCATCAACGTGTCATTGAGGAATAA
- a CDS encoding UvrD-helicase domain-containing protein: MQQVSTQPILDMQFQGLHWIEASAGTGKTFTLSSLMVRILLEKYLPKQVIATTFTRKAAAELKSRIRSRLQQSLQLFNQCRELPETEIQQLATQQSDPLLCFILKAYATQIGYACERLKLVIDQLDELFVGTLDSFSQKLLREFRFESGKIEQAQITDDSPRYIEQLIHDTLRQWMQQQPQALLDAMLNAGYLKASHYYHDLVEQRLNFGSATLQAPQLNDVDLQRMQQLCDQLLTHSYETLLLALQPFYAEQGAYVKQVNGTKFRNGRFQRIFTQSIPAIYTGLAQFGAAYWGNYALAQARDDVQVLVNACAQQQVFKKATDATVQQQFYENEQLQQFLQAMDALFNFMVQLQQQEQYLKYHIAQQVKAALPQLLQQKGETTFSQQIRQLSEALSGEQGAVFARSIHARYPLILVDEFQDTNQDQDNMLAQIWRHSERLQQGCMIMVGDRKQAIYGFRGGDMLTFLKAQQDVTQKAGRHYHLVHNHRSVAPLVTVVDALFQCQPDFGEQVQYTPVQAGPRPHPDLLDQQQVNPTPLRWLQLENKQHEAEQVAWKIQDLLNQAIAGHLYFAENPAKALDVNDIAVLSKNHSALDQVQYALDKMGIAYHRPSKRSVFASDVAQDVAAVLTAILEPYHEAKVRRALLSRLIGLDLTALFELQQQSDGLVQYIAAFDQLREQWLKQGFFAAWQSFLNQFQVWQQLVARSGRQHERRVVNLRHLSELLSQHSAQYSGAQSLYQWYMKQLQQAGQREWELERKLSSEAGVQLLTIHQSKGLEFKIVFLLGADSSFREPNKQLTFSSQQRSDPQSGKVVFERILNIHDKAQDADLAEQDQARAQAEQHRLWYVALTRASYRVYAMMADAKSTSGLAFWRGQGEHCFQHPLSVVEALLRERPIPLKAEQQVSNTVLYAQPLPLQRFYPRSKTSFSYLAQHLPRPHLQDQHALALRPQGQADDEQSNVVFAQTWVDATPAVEQTALHWIQANFPKGTVAGNFLHEIMEQIDFQDQRLWQQDLERRFKNHYPQLWQTLVSHYLRDFSNQQQPNQQLNQEHLDQERPDQEQKSKAELLAAMQQWLHRVVHTPLLQGFCLKDLPAAHYRSEFPFHLALSDRVFPLQRIQQLFAEYGLEMPTFQDAQTARYLNGSIDLLFYDGQRYHIADYKSNFLGQTWQDYHATAVQANMTHASYWLQAALYLVALHRYLKVHLQGYQMQRDLGGASYLYLRGMNGEAAQGYYNWAAPHELILRLDAILGYFNQQQLST, encoded by the coding sequence ATGCAGCAGGTTTCAACACAACCGATTTTAGACATGCAATTTCAAGGTTTGCATTGGATTGAAGCATCGGCAGGTACAGGAAAAACCTTTACTTTATCAAGCCTGATGGTGCGGATTTTGCTGGAGAAATATTTACCCAAGCAAGTGATTGCCACCACCTTTACCCGTAAAGCCGCGGCAGAGCTAAAAAGCCGTATTCGCAGTCGTCTACAGCAAAGTTTGCAATTGTTTAATCAATGCCGTGAGCTACCCGAAACAGAGATTCAGCAACTGGCAACACAACAGTCTGATCCATTATTGTGTTTTATTTTAAAAGCTTATGCCACCCAGATCGGCTATGCATGTGAACGTTTAAAGTTGGTGATTGATCAGCTCGATGAGCTATTTGTGGGAACGCTAGATAGCTTTAGTCAAAAGCTATTACGTGAGTTTCGCTTTGAAAGTGGCAAGATCGAACAGGCACAGATCACCGATGATAGCCCACGTTATATTGAACAGTTGATACATGATACTTTGCGGCAGTGGATGCAGCAGCAGCCACAAGCCTTGCTCGATGCAATGCTCAATGCCGGTTATCTCAAAGCCAGTCATTATTATCATGATCTGGTCGAGCAACGTCTTAATTTCGGTTCGGCAACCTTACAAGCTCCTCAACTCAATGATGTCGATTTGCAGCGCATGCAGCAGTTGTGTGATCAGCTGTTGACACATTCTTATGAAACACTGTTGCTTGCGTTACAGCCCTTTTATGCGGAACAGGGTGCCTATGTTAAACAGGTCAATGGGACAAAATTTCGGAATGGGCGTTTTCAACGAATTTTCACTCAAAGCATTCCCGCGATCTATACTGGGCTTGCGCAATTCGGCGCCGCCTATTGGGGCAACTATGCTTTGGCACAAGCCCGTGACGACGTACAGGTCTTGGTCAATGCTTGTGCGCAGCAACAAGTTTTTAAAAAAGCCACGGATGCCACAGTACAACAGCAATTTTATGAGAATGAACAGCTACAACAGTTTTTGCAGGCGATGGATGCCTTATTCAATTTTATGGTGCAGTTGCAGCAGCAAGAACAATACCTGAAATATCATATTGCCCAGCAGGTCAAAGCGGCATTGCCACAGCTATTACAACAAAAAGGTGAGACCACTTTTTCTCAGCAGATTCGCCAGCTCAGTGAGGCGTTAAGCGGTGAGCAGGGCGCGGTCTTTGCACGCAGTATTCATGCCCGTTATCCCTTGATTTTAGTCGACGAATTTCAAGATACCAACCAAGATCAAGACAATATGCTGGCACAGATTTGGCGCCATAGCGAACGCTTGCAACAAGGCTGTATGATTATGGTGGGAGACCGTAAACAAGCTATTTATGGTTTTCGGGGCGGAGATATGCTGACTTTTCTCAAAGCACAGCAAGATGTTACGCAAAAGGCAGGGCGACATTATCATTTGGTGCACAACCATCGTTCGGTTGCGCCTTTGGTCACGGTGGTCGATGCACTATTCCAGTGTCAGCCCGATTTTGGTGAACAAGTGCAATATACCCCAGTACAAGCAGGTCCACGACCGCATCCAGATTTGCTGGATCAACAGCAAGTTAACCCGACCCCCTTACGCTGGCTGCAGCTGGAAAATAAGCAACACGAAGCCGAACAAGTGGCATGGAAAATACAAGACTTGCTTAATCAAGCCATAGCAGGACATTTATATTTTGCAGAAAACCCTGCCAAGGCATTGGATGTCAATGATATTGCGGTACTGTCCAAAAATCATAGTGCGTTGGATCAGGTGCAATATGCCTTAGACAAAATGGGCATTGCCTATCATCGCCCCTCTAAGCGCAGTGTGTTTGCCAGTGATGTGGCGCAGGATGTGGCGGCGGTGCTTACCGCAATCTTAGAGCCGTACCATGAAGCCAAAGTACGTCGTGCTTTATTGAGCCGGTTGATTGGGTTGGATTTAACCGCTTTATTTGAATTACAACAGCAATCTGACGGTTTGGTGCAGTATATTGCCGCCTTTGATCAATTGCGGGAGCAATGGTTGAAGCAAGGTTTTTTTGCGGCATGGCAAAGTTTTTTAAATCAGTTTCAGGTCTGGCAGCAGCTGGTGGCGCGTTCGGGACGGCAACATGAACGCCGTGTGGTCAATTTACGCCATCTTTCTGAATTGTTAAGCCAACATAGTGCGCAGTATAGTGGCGCGCAAAGTCTGTATCAGTGGTATATGAAACAGTTACAACAGGCTGGGCAACGTGAGTGGGAATTAGAACGTAAACTTTCCAGTGAGGCTGGGGTACAGTTATTGACGATTCACCAGTCTAAAGGCTTAGAGTTTAAAATCGTTTTTCTATTGGGCGCCGATAGTAGCTTTAGAGAACCCAATAAACAGCTAACTTTTTCCAGCCAACAACGGTCTGATCCGCAAAGCGGCAAAGTGGTGTTCGAGCGTATCCTCAACATTCATGATAAAGCCCAAGATGCAGATCTCGCCGAACAAGATCAGGCACGTGCCCAAGCCGAACAGCATCGTTTATGGTATGTGGCTCTAACCCGTGCCAGTTATCGTGTCTATGCCATGATGGCCGATGCAAAGTCGACATCGGGTTTGGCATTCTGGCGCGGGCAAGGCGAGCACTGTTTTCAGCATCCTTTGTCGGTGGTCGAGGCGTTATTGCGTGAGCGACCGATTCCATTGAAAGCTGAACAACAAGTTTCCAATACCGTGTTATACGCTCAGCCCTTACCGCTGCAACGTTTTTATCCACGTTCTAAAACCAGTTTTAGTTATTTGGCACAACATCTGCCACGACCGCATTTACAGGATCAACATGCCTTGGCATTGCGCCCACAGGGACAAGCCGATGATGAGCAAAGCAATGTCGTCTTTGCACAGACTTGGGTGGACGCTACGCCCGCAGTCGAACAGACAGCATTGCATTGGATACAAGCCAATTTCCCCAAAGGCACAGTGGCTGGAAACTTTCTACACGAAATCATGGAGCAGATTGATTTTCAAGACCAACGCCTATGGCAACAAGACTTAGAACGACGTTTTAAAAACCATTATCCGCAGCTTTGGCAAACTTTAGTGAGCCATTATCTGCGTGATTTTTCTAATCAGCAGCAGCCTAATCAACAGCTCAATCAAGAGCATCTCGATCAGGAACGGCCCGATCAGGAGCAGAAAAGCAAAGCGGAATTATTGGCAGCAATGCAGCAGTGGTTGCATCGGGTGGTGCATACCCCCTTGTTACAGGGCTTCTGCTTAAAGGACTTGCCCGCAGCGCATTATCGCAGCGAATTTCCATTTCATTTAGCCCTGTCGGATCGGGTGTTCCCATTGCAACGTATTCAGCAGCTTTTTGCCGAGTATGGCTTAGAGATGCCTACATTTCAGGACGCGCAAACAGCACGTTATTTGAATGGCTCAATCGATTTATTGTTTTATGATGGTCAGCGCTATCATATTGCCGATTATAAAAGTAATTTTTTGGGGCAAACTTGGCAGGATTATCATGCAACGGCGGTACAGGCCAATATGACGCATGCCAGTTATTGGTTGCAGGCAGCGTTATATTTGGTGGCATTGCACCGTTATCTCAAAGTGCATTTGCAAGGCTATCAGATGCAACGTGATTTAGGTGGGGCGAGTTATTTATATTTGCGCGGCATGAATGGCGAAGCTGCACAAGGTTATTATAATTGGGCTGCGCCGCATGAACTCATTCTGCGTTTAGATGCTATTTTGGGCTATTTTAATCAACAGCAATTATCCACCTAG
- the recD gene encoding exodeoxyribonuclease V subunit alpha encodes MENKADLPESCPAWIESWSNYLLQCTADQASWSEQTRQIIQQLLLASTQGDSCIALALGGGESLKHLLVSAQQAEQQVAPFVYDHQYLYLYRYWRLQQRLAAQITAILQQAVDAVPLQGFEDILTDPYQLQALQQVCQHPLTLITGGPGTGKTYTLARIIAVLHHRIDHLRVAMAAPTGKAAQRMKEALQASLADQALAKLGLDVSALQQQETLTIHRLLGMGKNTPPRYHRQRPLPYDVVVIDEASMLDLQLATLLFEAIPAHCRLILLGDAQQLASVDVGAVLADLQQAQCLAAYRVNLQTSRRFKGDALIGKMAAFIQAQQDDLNTQQRLAAFTQSIVSESTLQAVALSATMQDVIQLQYVQNNPSAEQLSAYYDQLAMGYQQYFQALKVYLQQPQQAQAQQAVLDAFADYRMLCAVRHGRFGLAELNRQIQNRLFQYLAPTLSPAEWYVGRPVMVTRNDAQLGLSNGDIGICLQHPQDATQLAVYFPHLDSWISAARLPQSIETAFVMTIHKSQGSEFRHVAVTFDAAAQRLLSRELLYTAITRAKSVVSLLVDAETFAQSLAIASCRQSGLVDLLDSMMLDSSAP; translated from the coding sequence GTGGAAAATAAAGCAGATTTGCCGGAATCTTGTCCAGCATGGATCGAATCTTGGTCAAACTATCTGCTGCAATGTACAGCGGATCAGGCATCGTGGTCTGAACAGACCCGGCAAATTATCCAACAATTGCTGTTGGCAAGCACCCAAGGTGACAGTTGTATTGCCTTAGCGCTTGGCGGGGGCGAGAGTCTAAAACATTTATTGGTGTCGGCGCAACAGGCAGAGCAACAGGTTGCTCCTTTTGTATACGATCACCAGTATTTATATTTATATCGCTATTGGCGTTTGCAGCAGCGCTTAGCCGCACAAATCACAGCGATTTTACAGCAGGCAGTTGACGCAGTGCCTTTGCAGGGTTTTGAGGATATCCTGACCGACCCATACCAGTTACAAGCGTTACAGCAAGTTTGTCAACACCCCTTAACGCTGATTACTGGGGGTCCAGGTACCGGAAAAACCTATACCTTGGCGCGTATTATTGCTGTATTGCATCACCGGATTGATCATTTGCGTGTGGCGATGGCAGCACCTACGGGTAAGGCCGCGCAGCGTATGAAAGAAGCTTTACAAGCTTCTTTGGCTGATCAAGCCTTGGCGAAATTGGGCTTAGATGTCAGTGCATTACAACAACAAGAAACCCTAACCATTCACCGTTTATTGGGTATGGGGAAAAATACCCCACCGCGTTATCATCGGCAAAGACCCTTACCCTATGATGTTGTGGTCATCGATGAAGCATCAATGCTCGACCTACAGTTAGCGACCTTACTCTTTGAAGCGATTCCAGCACATTGCCGGTTGATCTTACTGGGAGATGCACAGCAATTGGCATCGGTTGATGTGGGGGCTGTACTGGCAGATTTACAACAGGCACAGTGTTTAGCGGCTTATCGGGTTAACTTACAGACCAGTCGGCGTTTTAAGGGCGATGCCTTGATTGGCAAAATGGCCGCTTTTATTCAAGCGCAACAAGACGATCTGAACACGCAACAGCGTTTGGCCGCATTTACCCAAAGCATTGTTTCTGAGAGCACGTTGCAAGCTGTGGCATTGTCTGCCACGATGCAAGATGTTATCCAGCTACAGTATGTACAGAACAATCCCAGCGCAGAACAGCTCAGTGCTTATTATGATCAGTTAGCCATGGGGTATCAGCAATATTTTCAAGCACTTAAAGTCTATTTGCAGCAACCGCAGCAAGCACAGGCGCAGCAAGCCGTACTGGATGCTTTTGCTGACTATCGTATGTTATGTGCGGTAAGGCATGGGCGTTTTGGTTTGGCTGAGCTTAATCGGCAAATACAAAATCGTTTATTTCAGTACTTAGCACCGACATTGAGTCCGGCAGAATGGTACGTTGGTCGTCCGGTCATGGTGACACGTAATGATGCCCAGCTCGGGCTTTCCAATGGGGATATTGGTATTTGTTTACAGCATCCGCAGGATGCAACCCAGCTTGCAGTGTATTTTCCACATTTAGACAGTTGGATCAGTGCGGCGCGTTTACCTCAGTCGATAGAAACGGCTTTTGTGATGACGATTCATAAATCTCAAGGTTCTGAATTTCGCCATGTGGCGGTGACATTTGATGCTGCTGCACAGCGCTTACTCAGTCGTGAACTGCTTTATACCGCCATTACACGGGCAAAATCTGTGGTCAGTCTATTGGTCGATGCGGAAACGTTTGCGCAAAGTTTAGCGATTGCCAGTTGTCGTCAAAGCGGCTTAGTCGATTTATTGGACAGTATGATGTTGGACTCATCAGCGCCATAA
- the rpsO gene encoding 30S ribosomal protein S15, which produces MALTNADRAEIIAKFARAENDTGSPEVQVALLTAQINSLQGHFKDHKHDHHSRRGLIRMVNQRRKLLDYLKGKDVSRYAALIAALGLRR; this is translated from the coding sequence ATGGCTTTAACTAATGCAGATCGCGCAGAGATCATTGCTAAATTTGCTCGCGCAGAAAATGACACAGGTTCTCCTGAAGTTCAAGTTGCGCTTTTAACAGCTCAAATCAATAGCTTACAAGGTCACTTTAAAGATCACAAACATGACCACCACAGCCGTCGTGGTTTGATCCGTATGGTGAACCAACGTCGTAAACTGCTTGACTACCTTAAAGGTAAAGACGTTTCACGTTATGCTGCATTGATTGCTGCTTTAGGTCTACGTCGTTAA